The following coding sequences are from one Eucalyptus grandis isolate ANBG69807.140 chromosome 11, ASM1654582v1, whole genome shotgun sequence window:
- the LOC120289977 gene encoding disease resistance protein RUN1-like: MKEMDQNRAIQLFNRYAFESNAPPCEYDKITREIVKITGGLPLSLVVIGSSLYLESEEVCDDVLAKLKKKPHKEVQEVLKGKCRLRALHLMSCKRLIKTPNFSTSFTLERLVIKNCHRLVEIDPSITMLQHLKHLEIKGCILLWVLKGAPTTLNLDMGRQSWLDSLGNLKRLSTLRMENLALLQLPDSIGEIPGLQVLSLCNSFVKKLPKSIRKLKNLVKLIILSTNIIELIDSIGELKRLEIRDMEGCKLRKLPKTIGMLKKLEELDSSICIFLEGEIPMEIGELSSLKEQNLSGTHIYEVPPSISRLSQLTRLTMGGCEEL; encoded by the exons ATGAAGGAGATGGATCAGAATCGTGCTATCCAACTTTTCAACAGATATGCATTTGAGAGCAATGCTCCTCCATGTGAATATGATAAAATAACAAGAGAAATTGTGAAAATCACTGGTGGACTTCCACTGTCTCTTGTGGTCATCGGATCCTCACTTTACTTGGAAAGTGAAGAAGTATGCGATGATGTATTAGCCAAGCTAAAGAAAAAGCCTCACAAAGAAGTTCAGGAGGTATTGAAG GGAAAATGCAGGTTAAGAGCTCTACATCTCATGAGTTGTAAAAGGTTGATCAAGACACCTAACTTCTCTACATCCTTTACTTTGGAGAGACTCGTCATCAAGAATTGTCATAGGTTGGTTGAAATTGACCCATCCATTACTATGCTGCAGCATTTGAAGCACTTGGAAATTAAGGGGTGTATTCTTTTGTGGGTGCTTAAGGGAGCTCCAACCACGCTCAACCTAGACATGGGACGTCAATCATGGCTAGACTCATTAGGTAATCTAAAGCGTCTATCAACACTAAGGATGGAAAATCTTGCACTCCTTCAACTTCCGGATTCAATTGGAGAGATACCTGGTCTTCAAGTGTTGTCTTTATGTAATTCATTTGTAAAGAAACTTCCAAAGTCAATtaggaaattgaaaaatctagtCAAGTTGATTATATTGTCCACAAACATTATTGAGCTGATTGATTCAATCGGAGAGCTTAAGAGATTGGAGATTCGAGACATGGAAGGATGTAAATTAAGAAAGCTTCCTAAGACGATAGGGATGTTGAAGAAgcttgaagaattagattctTCAATTTGCATATTTTTGGAGGGAGAAATTCCAATGGAAATTGGGGAGCTATCATCTTTGAAAGAGCAAAATTTATCAGGAACCCATATTTATGAGGTGCCACCAAGTATTAGTCGGCTTTCTCAACTTACGAGATTGACTATGGGTGGTTGTGAGGAGCTTTGA